In Thermodesulfobacteriota bacterium, the following proteins share a genomic window:
- a CDS encoding diheme cytochrome c — translation MIRRGKIILALLASLLLITGPLFMAIADDDGDEQEDSYRETETRAREPRGTEARESETRETETRSSRQRDNDYRDSGYRETREKRYFIEDDREKEALNPVSDATYQEQCGTCHLAYQPELLPAASWKKIMSGLRDHFGEKIEVDDASKRMISDYLKANSAEESSGELASKIMRSLKGETPAKITEVPYIQEKHHRIPPATFKRKPVGSHSNCIACHAGAASGVYDEDDVNIPR, via the coding sequence ATGATCAGACGCGGAAAAATCATCCTGGCTCTTCTGGCTTCATTATTATTAATCACTGGCCCCCTTTTCATGGCCATAGCTGATGACGACGGTGACGAACAGGAAGACAGTTACCGGGAAACCGAAACACGGGCAAGAGAACCCCGGGGAACCGAAGCACGGGAATCCGAAACCCGGGAAACCGAAACCCGGAGCAGCCGACAACGGGACAACGATTACCGGGACAGCGGGTACCGGGAAACCCGGGAAAAAAGATATTTCATAGAGGATGACCGCGAGAAAGAGGCGCTCAACCCGGTCAGCGACGCCACCTATCAGGAGCAGTGCGGTACCTGCCATCTTGCCTATCAGCCCGAACTGCTGCCGGCGGCCTCCTGGAAAAAAATCATGTCCGGCCTGAGGGATCATTTCGGCGAAAAGATCGAGGTGGACGACGCCTCAAAAAGAATGATTTCCGATTATCTTAAGGCCAACAGCGCCGAGGAGAGCTCCGGCGAACTGGCGTCCAAAATCATGCGCAGCCTGAAGGGAGAGACGCCGGCCAAAATCACGGAAGTCCCCTATATCCAGGAAAAGCATCACCGCATTCCACCGGCCACCTTTAAGCGGAAACCTGTCGGCTCCCATTCCAACTGCATTGCCTGCCATGCCGGCGCGGCCAGCGGCGTTTACGACGAGGATGATGTGAACATCCCCCGGTAG